One segment of Salvia splendens isolate huo1 chromosome 20, SspV2, whole genome shotgun sequence DNA contains the following:
- the LOC121782035 gene encoding LOW QUALITY PROTEIN: mediator of RNA polymerase II transcription subunit 23-like (The sequence of the model RefSeq protein was modified relative to this genomic sequence to represent the inferred CDS: inserted 1 base in 1 codon) translates to MMQRGTTXGLSSQPLAEMEQLNNTQQQQQQHRPSSSASSRARHFHPARPAILELFNLYLGRRSQQKSDESVREPPNKTQKRVTAINRELPPPNEQFLFDFEQIQSQFPDQEQLRAVTESVLISLVIQCCNHAPRAEFLLFALRSLCNIGYINWDAFLPSLLSSVSSAETPVGQGSQAMAVVASATSSQSGVPPPSNAIPNNANFQASNPASPLPSIHGIGSPAQSGAEPSTLSPMKSNDVICNGQQSARPIYLVGKMLYAVYVNLESNLMPVTRFDIFNHMLNWLVNWDQRQQGLDEFDSAQFWKPDKALIEWLHDCLDVIWLLVDDNKCRVPFYELIRSGLQFIENIPDDEALFTLILEIHRRRDMIATHMQMLDQHLYCPTFGTPRLLPQATTTGETATNMRYSPITYPSVLGEPLHGEELAASIQRGSLDWERAMRCLRHAFRNTPSPDWWRRVLLVAPCHRTHAQGPTPGAVFTSEMISEATIDRIVELLKLTNAETNCWQEWLIVSDVFFFLMKHGCIDFVDFVDKLVCRLQDGDQHILRTNHVTWLLAHIIRVELVMNALNTDSRKVETTRKILSFHKEDQSADPNNPQSILLDFISSCQNLRIWSLNTSTREYLNNEQLQKGKQIDEWWRQVSKGERIMDYMNMDERSIGMFWVVSYTMAQPACETVMHWLTSAGVTEIPGANLQPNERLMVMQEVSPLPVSLLSGFSINLCLKLAYQMEESLFSGQVVPSIAMVETYVRVLLISPHALFRSLMTLLSPKNQNTLSKPAASLLVFEILNYRLLSLYRYQKKNKGLIHDVTKIIATLKGKRGDHRIFRLAENLCMNLILSMREFFSVKRDGKGPTEFTETINRITITTLAIIIKTHGIAEVEHLLYLQTILEQILATSQHAWSEKTLRHFPAILREALAGRIDNRGLAIQAWQQAETTVINQCTQLLSSSADPTYVMTYINHSFPQHRQYLCSGAWILMYGHPESINSLHLGRVLREFSPEEVTANIYTMVDVLLHHFNLELQCGRSLQELMMKACANLAFFIWTHELLPLDILLLALIDRDDDPHALRIVISILDSKELQQRVKLYLINRGPAEHWLYSGVFKRTELQKALGNHLSWKERYPTFFDDIAARLLPVVPLIIYRFIENDAFDAADRVLHVYASFLHYYPLNFTFVRDILAYFYGHLPSKLIIRILTVLDVKKILFSEAFPQHINSSNAPPLDYFATLLLGLVNHVIPPLNNSSKNGQVGEASNASVRAPHNKAQATSQGGPSVAPEGQKPFYQLQDLGTYTQLILETAVIEILSLPITASQIVSSLVQIVVHIQPTLVQSSNGLHPTSVGQSSVLPTSPSGGSTDSLGTTRTPTAAGLSNSNFVWRSGYTCQQLSCLLIQACGLLLAQLPPEFHIQLYIEAARVIKESWWLSDGKRSVSELESAVCYALLDPTWAAQDNTSTAIGNVVALLHAFFSNLPLEWLEGTHLIIKQLRPVTSIAGLRIAFRIIGPLLPRLANAHTLFNKTLSVLLSVMADVFGRNSQPSAPVEASEIADIIDFLHHIVHYEGQGGPVQASSKPRAEVLALIGRAAESFSPDVQHLMTHLKADVNCSIYAATHPKFVPNAN, encoded by the exons ATGATGCAGCGGGGTACAA CTGGCCTCTCGTCCCAGCCCTTGGCGGAGATGGAACAGCTCAACAACAcgcaacagcagcagcagcagcatcgACCTTCTTCTTCCGCCTCTTCCCGTGCCCGCCATTTCCACCCCGCCCGACCCGCCATTCTAGAACTCTTCAATCTCTACTTGGGC AGGAGATCACAGCAGAAATCAGATGAATCTGTTAGGGAACCCCC GAACAAGACACAGAAGCGGGTTACTGCTATTAACAGAGAGCTTCCTCCCCCTAATGAGCAGTTCCTCTTTGACTTTGAGCAGATACAGAGCCAATTTCCT GACCAGGAGCAACTACGCGCTGTAACGGAATCTGTCCTAATATCTCTTGTTATTCAATGCTGTAATCATGCTCCTAGAGCAGAGTTTCTGCTCTTTGCTTTGCGTAGTTTGTGCAATATAGGATACATAAACTGGGATGCTTTCTTGCCGTCTCTTCTTTCTTCAGTTTCTTCTGCGGAGACCCCGGTTGGTCAGGGCAGTCAAGCTATGGCTGTTGTTGCTTCTGCAACTTCATCACAGTCAGGAGTCCCACCACCTTCAAATGCCATTCCTAATAACGCTAATTTTCAGGCATCTAATCCTGCGTCTCCTTTGCCTTCAATTCATGGCATTGGGTCTCCTGCACAATCAGGTGCTGAGCCATCCACGTTATCTCCGATGAAGTCAAATGATGTCATCTGTAATGGTCAACAGTCAGCGAGGCCAATATATCTGGTAGGGAAAATGTTATACGCAGTTTACGTCAACCTTGAGTCTAATCTAATGCCTGTCACACGGTTTGATATCTTTAACCACATGTTGAATTGGCTTGTCAATTGGGATCAAAGACAGCAAGGGCTTGATGAATTTGATAGTGCACAGTTTTGGAAGCCTGATAAAGCCCTAATTGAGTGGTTACATGATTGTCTAGATGTTATTTGGCTGTTAGTTGATGATAATAAATGTCGTGTGCCCTTTTACGAGCTCATACGCAGTGGTTTGCAATTTATTGAGAACATACCAGATGATGAGGCACTGTTTACCCTTATCTTAGAAATTCATAGAAGGAGAGATATGATAGCAACCCACATGCAAATGTTAGATCAACATCTATATTGCCCTACATTTGGAACTCCTCGACTCTTACCTCAGGCAACTACCACTGGTGAGACAGCGACAAACATGAGATATTCACCAATCACATATCCAAGTGTACTTGGAGAACCTTTGCATGGAGAG GAACTTGCAGCATCCATTCAGAGAGGAAGTCTTGACTGGGAGCGAGCTATGCGATGTCTGAGACATGCCTTTCGCAACACTCCATCTCCAGACTGGTGGAGACGTGTATTGCTTGTAGCACCCTGCCACAGGACTCATGCCCAAGGACCTACACCAGGTGCTGTTTTTACTTCGGAAATGATTAGTGAGGCAACAATTGATAGGATTGTGGAATTGCTGAAGTTGACAAATGCAG AAACAAATTGCTGGCAGGAGTGGCTTATTGTTTCTGATGTATTCTTTTTCCTCATGAAGCATGGATGcattgattttgttgattttgttgaCAAACTAGTGTGTCGACTTCAAGACGGTGATCAACATATCCTCAGGACCAATCACGTTACATGGTTGCTTGCACATATTATCCGTGTTGAGCTTGTAATGAATGCTCTAAATACAGACTCAAGAAAG GTGGAGACAACCCGGAAAATTCTTTCATTCCATAAAGAAGACCAAAGTGCTGACCCTAATAACCCACAAAGTATCTTGCTGGACTTCATTAGCAGTTGTCAGAATTTGCGTATTTGGTCATTAAATACATCAACTAGGGAATATTTGAACAACGAGCAGCTTCAAAAGGGAAAACAAATCGATGAATGGTGGAGGCAAGTTAGTAAAG GTGAAAGGATCATGGACTATATGAATATGGATGAAAGGTCAATTGGTATGTTTTGGGTTGTCTCATACACTATGGCACAGCCCGCTTGTGAAACAGTCATGCACTGGTTAACCTCAGCTGGAGTAACAGAGATACCGGGAGCAAATCTACAGCCAAATGAAAGGTTGATGGTGATGCAGGAAGTCAGCCCATTGCCAGTATCACTGTTATCTGGGTTTTCAATAAATTTATGTCTGAAACTTGCATATCAGATGGAAGAGTCTTTGTTTTCTGGACAG GTTGTACCTAGCATTGCAATGGTAGAAACATATGTTCGAGTATTGCTCATTTCACCTCATGCACTATTTCGCTCACTCATGACG CTACTGTCTCCGAAGAATCAAAACACACTGAGCAAACCTGCTGCTTCTCTTCTGGTGTTTGAAATTCTGAACTATCGGTTACTTTCACTCTACAG GTAccaaaagaaaaacaagggtTTAATTCATGATGTCACAAAAATTATTGCTACACTGAAGGGAAAACGTGGTGACCATCGTATTTTTCGTCTGGCTGAGAATTTATGCATGAATCTTATATTATCAATGAGGGAATTTTTCTCTGTGAAGAGGGATGGAAAG GGTCCAACCGAGTTTACGGAAACTATAAATCGGATAACAATAACTACCCTTGCCATCATTATTAAAACTCATGGGATTGCGGAGGTTGAACACCTGCTATACCTTCAAACAATTCTGGAACAGATACTTGCCACCAGCCAACATGCATGGTCAGAGAAGACCCTCCGCCACTTCCCTGCTATTTTGCGAGAGGCCTTAGCTGGCCGGATAGATAATAGGGGCTTGGCCATTCAAGCATGGCAACAG GCAGAAACAACTGTGATCAATCAATGCACACAGCTTCTATCTTCATCTGCTGATCCTACGTATGTCATGACTTACATTAATCACAGTTTTCCTCAACACCGTCAATATCTTTGCTCTGGTGCATGGATACTGATGTATGGCCACCCTGAGAGCATTAACAGTTTACATCTT GGTCGCGTCCTGAGAGAATTTTCCCCTGAAGAAGTTACTGCCAATATCTATACAATGGTGGATGTCCTATTGCATCATTTCAATCTAGAACTTCAGTGTGGACGGTCTTTGCAG GAGCTTATGATGAAAGCTTGTGCCAACCTTGCCTTCTTCATTTGGACTCATGAGCTATTGCCATTAGACATTTTACTGCTAGCACTTATTGATAGAGATGACGATCCCCATGCTCTGCGAATTGTG ataagcatacttgacaGCAAAGAACTTCAACAAAGGGTGAAACTGTATCTTATAAATCGTGGTCCAGCTGAGCATTGGCTTTACTCTGGAGTTTTTAAGCGTACTGAATTGCAAAAGGCCCTTGGAAATCATCTGTCATGGAAGGAAAG GTACCCGACATTTTTTGATGATATAGCTGCAAGATTGCTCCCGGTGGTTCCCCTAATCATTTATAGGTTTATCGAGAATGATGCTTTTGATGCTGCTGACAGAGTTCTGCATGTTTATGCATCATTCCTTCATTACTATCCTTTGAATTTCACATTTGTGCGTGATATACTTGCCTATTTCTATGGTCATCTTCCAAGCAAACTTATCATTCGGATATTGACTGTATTAGATGTGAAAAAG ATACTATTTTCTGAAGCCTTCCCTCAGCATATCAACTCGTCTAATGCTCCTCCACTAGACTATTTTGCTACACTTCTATTGGGCCTGGTGAATCACGTAATTCCTCCCCTGAATAACTCCTCTAAGAACGGGCAGGTTGGAGAAGCCTCAAATGCTTCTGTGCGAGCGCCGCATAACAAGGCTCAAGCAACATCACAGGGTGGTCCATCCGTTGCTCCTGAAGGCCAGAAACCATTCTATCAGCTCCAGGATCTTGGCACATATACGCAGTTGATTCTCGAAACGGCTGTTATAGAAATCCTCTCTCTTCCTATCACTGCATCCCAGATTGTATCCTCACTTGTTCAAATCGTTGTTCACATACAACCAACTCTGGTCCAATCCAGCAATGGGTTACACCCAACTAGCGTCGGCCAAAGTTCTGTGTTGCCTACTTCTCCATCAGGGGGAAGCACTGATTCCTTGGGCACGACTAGGACTCCCACAGCAGCAGGATTAAGTAACTCTAACTTTGTTTGGCGAAGTGGTTATACATGTCAACAGTTGTCTTGCTTGTTGATCCAAGCTTGTGGTCTGCTTTTGGCTCAGCTACCCCCTGAGTTTCATATTCAACTCTATATAGAGGCGGCACGTGTAATAAAGGAGAGCTGGTGGCTTTCCGATGGGAAAAGATCAGTCTCTGAATTAGAATCTGCCGTTTGCTATGCTTTATTAGATCCAACATGGGCTGCCCAGGACAACACCTCTACAGCCATTG GTAATGTGGTGGCACTGCTGCATGCTTTCTTCAGTAACCTTCCTCTAGAGTGGCTGGAGGGGACACATCTCATTATCAAGCAACTCAGACCTGTAACATCAATAGCTGGATTGAGAATAGCTTTCCGTATTATAGGCCCTTTGCTCCCTCGATTGGCCAATGCTCACACCCTCTTCAATAAG ACGCTATCGGTGCTGTTAAGTGTAATGGCGGATGTCTTTGGAAGGAATTCACAGCCTTCAGCTCCTGTCGAAGCATCGGAAATTGCTGATATTATAGACTTCCT GCACCATATAGTTCATTACGAAGGGCAAGGAGGGCCCGTGCAAGCAAGCagcaagccgagagcggaagtGCTGGCTCTCATCGGAAGAGCAGCTGAAAGTTTCAGCCCAGATGTACAGCATCTTATGACTCACTTAAAGGCTGATGTGAACTGTTCGATATACGCAGCTACACATCCAAAGTTTGTTCCGAACGCCAATTAA